One Natator depressus isolate rNatDep1 chromosome 5, rNatDep2.hap1, whole genome shotgun sequence DNA segment encodes these proteins:
- the GAS1 gene encoding growth arrest-specific protein 1, whose amino-acid sequence MVVGSPALHGGGGGGGRRWLLPGAWLWLTVVLGAVSPPRVHGRRLICWQAVLQCQGEPECSYAYSQYAEACAPVLLQQHPAGSAGAASSSSSSSRRRCPSHCIAALIQLNHTRRGPALEDCDCAQDETCWATKRAIEPCLPRTSGGGAGAAAGGGGGVMGCTEARRRCDWDSRCSAALGRYMVSCGKLFNGLRCTEECRAVIEDMLAVPKAVPLNDCVCDGLERPICETMKENMARLCFGAEAGGNGAGSSGGSDGGPEDYYEDEYEDEPSPRGRDEPDEPGPQPGFSAPADGAGRAPAPAAWTALASILLLLLLL is encoded by the coding sequence GCCGGGCGCCTGGCTGTGGCTGACGGTGGTGCTGGGCGCGGTGTCCCCCCCGCGGGTGCACGGCCGGAGGCTGATCTGCTGGCAGGCGGTGCTGCAGTGTCAGGGGGAGCCCGAGTGCAGCTACGCGTACAGCCAGTACGCCGAGGCGTGCGCCccggtgctgctgcagcagcacccgGCCGGCAGCGCGGgggccgcctcctcctcctcctcctcctcccggcGGCGGTGCCCGAGCCACTGCATCGCGGCCCTGATCCAGCTCAACCACACGCGGCGGGGCCCGGCGCTGGAGGACTGCGACTGCGCGCAGGATGAGACCTGCTGGGCCACCAAGCGCGCCatcgagccctgcctgccccgcaccagcggcggcggggccggggccgcggcgggcggcggcggcggggtgATGGGCTGCACCGAGGCCCGGCGGCGCTGCGACTGGGACAGCCGCTGCAGCGCGGCGCTGGGCCGCTACATGGTGTCCTGCGGCAAGCTCTTCAACGGGCTGCGCTGCACCGAGGAGTGCCGGGCCGTGATCGAGGACATGCTGGCCGTGCCCAAGGCCGTGCCGCTCAACGACTGCGTCTGCGACGGCCTGGAGCGGCCCATCTGCGAGACAATGAAGGAGAACATGGCCCGCCTCTGCTTCGGGGCCGAGGCGGGCGGCAACGGCGCCGGCAGCAGCGGCGGCTCGGACGGGGGCCCGGAGGATTACTACGAGGACGAGTACGAGGACGAGCCCAGCCCGCGGGGGCGGGACGAGCCGGACGAGCCCGGTCCCCAGCCCGGCTTCTCCGCGCCGGCCGACGGCGCCGGCCGCGCGCCCGCCCCAGCGGCCTGGACCGCGCTGGCCtccattttgctgctgctgctgctgctgtag